The following coding sequences lie in one Cannabis sativa cultivar Pink pepper isolate KNU-18-1 chromosome 5, ASM2916894v1, whole genome shotgun sequence genomic window:
- the LOC115716618 gene encoding UDP-N-acetylmuramoyl-L-alanyl-D-glutamate--2,6-diaminopimelate ligase MurE homolog, chloroplastic isoform X3 has translation MAYPILSTLHSLLNPFSLSLSLSAVQSLYLSLTVMAFAFLSSPNLHSPHFHFLSLKRHKTLSKPLISLPALSLPLTLRLTVPPSAIGPDGKFYPDPSDDDPPEAPEDSGHGVSKFQQIERQASRARKLQEEDFKKHQSTFLAAIADVEDSPDNPGSAYKDDAGDDLFGEIDKAIAMKRKEYVKQGLLAPNPKKELEGIDELEPDEVVDLEEIDELQGLRVVSEDTDSESESFEDESEELGTRDPAVSSSFDLDFDSYGKTKARIVEPKFKISLAELLDESKVVPISVYGDLEVEITGIQHDSRLVCSGDLFVCCVGRKTDGHLYLSEADKRGAVAVVASKEIDIEDTLACKALVIVEDTSAVLAALAASFYRYPSKNMAVIGVTGTNGKTTSTYLIKSMYEAMGLRTGMLTTVGYYVHGDNKLEAPNTTPDAVLIQNLMAKMLHNGSEAVVMEASSHGLALGRCDEVDFDIAVFTNLTRDHMDFHGTEEEYRDAKALLFSRMVDPERHRKIVNIDDPNSSFFISKGNPDVPVVTFAMENKNADVHSLKFELSLFETQVLVSTPHGILEISSGLLGRHNIYNILAAVAVGIAVGAPLEDIVRGIEEVDAVPGRCELIDEEQAFGVIVDYAHTPDALSRLLDSVRELGAKRVITVVGCGGERDRGKRPIMTKIATDKSDITILTSDNPRNEDP, from the exons TCacttccactttctctctctaaaacgCCACAAAACACTTTCCAAACCGTTAATCTCTCTCCCTGCTCTCTCTCTCCCACTCACACTCCGGCTTACCGTACCACCGTCTGCAATTGGACCCGACGGAAAATTCTACCCTGACCCATCAGACGACGACCCACCTGAAGCTCCGGAAGATTCCGGCCATGGAGTTTCCAAGTTCCAGCAAATTGAACGACAGGCCTCCCGTGCCCGGAAGCTCCAAGAGGAAGACTTTAAGAAGCACCAATCCACTTTCCTCGCCGCAATTGCCGACGTCGAGGACTCTCCGGACAATCCGGGGTCTGCTTACAAGGATGATGCAGGGGACGATTTGTTTGGCGAAATCGATAAAGCCATTGCCATGAAGCGCAAGGAGTATGTGAAGCAAGGGCTTTTGGCGCCTAATCCGAAGAAGGAGTTGGAGGGTATTGATGAGTTGGAGCCGGATGAAGTAGTTGATTTGGAGGAGATTGATGAGCTTCAAGGACTCAGGGTCGTTTCTGAGGATACGGATTCAGAGTCAGAGAGCTTTGAAGATGAAAGCGAGGAACTTGGTACCCGAGATCCAGCTGTAAGTTCTTCTTTTGATTTGGATTTTGATAGTTATGGTAAAACAAAGGCTAGAATAGTTGAACCCAAGTTCAAAATAAGCTTAGCTGAGCTTTTGGATGAGAGTAAGGTTGTACCTATATCTGTTTACGGTGATTTAGAGGTTGAGATTACCGGAATTCAACATGATTCTCGGTTGGTTTGCTCAGGTGACTTGTTTGTTTGCTGTGTTGGGAGAAAAACTGATGGTCATTTGTATTTGAGTGAGGCTGATAAGAGAGGAGCTGTAGCTGTGGTGGCCAGTAAGGAGATAGATATAGAGGATACCTTGGCTTGTAAGGCATTGGTGATTGTGGAAGATACTAGTGCGGTTCTTGCTGCTTTGGCAGCCTCTTTTTATAGGTATCCGTCTAAGAATATGGCGGTTATTGGGGTAACTGGGACTAATGGGAAAACGACTTCTACATATTTGATAAAAAGCATGTATGAAGCAATGGGGTTGAGGACTGGAATGTTGACTACTGTGGGATATTACGTGCATGGGGACAACAAGCTAGAGGCTCCAAATACGACTCCCGATGCTGTTTTGATTCAAAACTTGATGGCAAAGATGCTACATAATGGTTCTGAAGCTGTTGTCATGGAAGCTTCTTCTCATGGATTAGCTTTAGGAAGGTGCGATGAAGTTGATTTCGATATAGCTGTTTTCACTAACTTGACAAGAGACCATATGGATTTTCATGGAACTGAAGAGGAGTATAGGGATGCTAAGGCTTTGTTATTTTCGAGAATGGTGGACCCAGAACGGCATAGGAAAATTGTTAACATTGATGATCCGAATTCTTCTTTCTTCATTTCAAAAGGGAATCCTGATGTCCCTGTTGTAACCTTTGCAATGGAGAATAAAAATGCGGATGTCCATTCTCTTAAgtttgaactctctctcttcgaGACACAGGTTTTAGTAAGCACTCCTCATGGTATATTGGAGATATCGTCAGGTTTGCTTGGAAGGCATAACATTTACAACATTTTGGCTGCTGTAGCTGTTGGAATTGCAGTTGGGGCACCTTTGGAGGACATTGTTAGAGGAATTGAAGAGGTTGATGCGGTTCCAGGAAGGTGTGAGTTAATAGATGAGGAACAAGCATTTGGGGTGATTGTGGACTATGCTCACACACCTGATGCCTTGTCTAGATTACTGGATTCTGTGAGGGAGCTTGGAGCAAAGAGGGTTATTACTG TTGTGGGTTGCGGTGGGGAGAGGGATAGAGGCAAAAGACCCATTATGACAAAGATAGCAACTGATAAGAGTGATATTACAATTCTTACGTCGGACAACCCAAGGAACGAGGACCCAT GA
- the LOC115716618 gene encoding UDP-N-acetylmuramoyl-L-alanyl-D-glutamate--2,6-diaminopimelate ligase MurE homolog, chloroplastic isoform X2 — MAYPILSTLHSLLNPFSLSLSLSAVQSLYLSLTVMAFAFLSSPNLHSPHFHFLSLKRHKTLSKPLISLPALSLPLTLRLTVPPSAIGPDGKFYPDPSDDDPPEAPEDSGHGVSKFQQIERQASRARKLQEEDFKKHQSTFLAAIADVEDSPDNPGSAYKDDAGDDLFGEIDKAIAMKRKEYVKQGLLAPNPKKELEGIDELEPDEVVDLEEIDELQGLRVVSEDTDSESESFEDESEELGTRDPAVSSSFDLDFDSYGKTKARIVEPKFKISLAELLDESKVVPISVYGDLEVEITGIQHDSRLVCSGDLFVCCVGRKTDGHLYLSEADKRGAVAVVASKEIDIEDTLACKALVIVEDTSAVLAALAASFYRYPSKNMAVIGVTGTNGKTTSTYLIKSMYEAMGLRTGMLTTVGYYVHGDNKLEAPNTTPDAVLIQNLMAKMLHNGSEAVVMEASSHGLALGRCDEVDFDIAVFTNLTRDHMDFHGTEEEYRDAKALLFSRMVDPERHRKIVNIDDPNSSFFISKGNPDVPVVTFAMENKNADVHSLKFELSLFETQVLVSTPHGILEISSGLLGRHNIYNILAAVAVGIAVGAPLEDIVRGIEEVDAVPGRCELIDEEQAFGVIVDYAHTPDALSRLLDSVRELGAKRVITVVGCGGERDRGKRPIMTKIATDKSDITILTSDNPRNEDPFLRMSGLHLIGRN; from the exons TCacttccactttctctctctaaaacgCCACAAAACACTTTCCAAACCGTTAATCTCTCTCCCTGCTCTCTCTCTCCCACTCACACTCCGGCTTACCGTACCACCGTCTGCAATTGGACCCGACGGAAAATTCTACCCTGACCCATCAGACGACGACCCACCTGAAGCTCCGGAAGATTCCGGCCATGGAGTTTCCAAGTTCCAGCAAATTGAACGACAGGCCTCCCGTGCCCGGAAGCTCCAAGAGGAAGACTTTAAGAAGCACCAATCCACTTTCCTCGCCGCAATTGCCGACGTCGAGGACTCTCCGGACAATCCGGGGTCTGCTTACAAGGATGATGCAGGGGACGATTTGTTTGGCGAAATCGATAAAGCCATTGCCATGAAGCGCAAGGAGTATGTGAAGCAAGGGCTTTTGGCGCCTAATCCGAAGAAGGAGTTGGAGGGTATTGATGAGTTGGAGCCGGATGAAGTAGTTGATTTGGAGGAGATTGATGAGCTTCAAGGACTCAGGGTCGTTTCTGAGGATACGGATTCAGAGTCAGAGAGCTTTGAAGATGAAAGCGAGGAACTTGGTACCCGAGATCCAGCTGTAAGTTCTTCTTTTGATTTGGATTTTGATAGTTATGGTAAAACAAAGGCTAGAATAGTTGAACCCAAGTTCAAAATAAGCTTAGCTGAGCTTTTGGATGAGAGTAAGGTTGTACCTATATCTGTTTACGGTGATTTAGAGGTTGAGATTACCGGAATTCAACATGATTCTCGGTTGGTTTGCTCAGGTGACTTGTTTGTTTGCTGTGTTGGGAGAAAAACTGATGGTCATTTGTATTTGAGTGAGGCTGATAAGAGAGGAGCTGTAGCTGTGGTGGCCAGTAAGGAGATAGATATAGAGGATACCTTGGCTTGTAAGGCATTGGTGATTGTGGAAGATACTAGTGCGGTTCTTGCTGCTTTGGCAGCCTCTTTTTATAGGTATCCGTCTAAGAATATGGCGGTTATTGGGGTAACTGGGACTAATGGGAAAACGACTTCTACATATTTGATAAAAAGCATGTATGAAGCAATGGGGTTGAGGACTGGAATGTTGACTACTGTGGGATATTACGTGCATGGGGACAACAAGCTAGAGGCTCCAAATACGACTCCCGATGCTGTTTTGATTCAAAACTTGATGGCAAAGATGCTACATAATGGTTCTGAAGCTGTTGTCATGGAAGCTTCTTCTCATGGATTAGCTTTAGGAAGGTGCGATGAAGTTGATTTCGATATAGCTGTTTTCACTAACTTGACAAGAGACCATATGGATTTTCATGGAACTGAAGAGGAGTATAGGGATGCTAAGGCTTTGTTATTTTCGAGAATGGTGGACCCAGAACGGCATAGGAAAATTGTTAACATTGATGATCCGAATTCTTCTTTCTTCATTTCAAAAGGGAATCCTGATGTCCCTGTTGTAACCTTTGCAATGGAGAATAAAAATGCGGATGTCCATTCTCTTAAgtttgaactctctctcttcgaGACACAGGTTTTAGTAAGCACTCCTCATGGTATATTGGAGATATCGTCAGGTTTGCTTGGAAGGCATAACATTTACAACATTTTGGCTGCTGTAGCTGTTGGAATTGCAGTTGGGGCACCTTTGGAGGACATTGTTAGAGGAATTGAAGAGGTTGATGCGGTTCCAGGAAGGTGTGAGTTAATAGATGAGGAACAAGCATTTGGGGTGATTGTGGACTATGCTCACACACCTGATGCCTTGTCTAGATTACTGGATTCTGTGAGGGAGCTTGGAGCAAAGAGGGTTATTACTG TTGTGGGTTGCGGTGGGGAGAGGGATAGAGGCAAAAGACCCATTATGACAAAGATAGCAACTGATAAGAGTGATATTACAATTCTTACGTCGGACAACCCAAGGAACGAGGACCCAT TTCTTAGGATGAGTGGCTTGCACCTCATTGGTAGAAATTAA
- the LOC115717093 gene encoding uncharacterized protein LOC115717093 yields MTGDLCDFESPRQWRFTWEAQSHIPTLRLFLFDPQTRPLVQCRNLKVNVSLSQSLVMVTWFDDKEVSLRVPIPRVLIDDESPVRFTAFDDHIEVKLVLLLPVGHAIVSGFDSILNFSGDDENLNLDASTPLSVDSDIRNLSSSEGVHFYCQNCEFKLTRSPLRNFSEMPSVNWREVADNWFGACCCSFGGISEKLVTKFTNSYSCMKGMCLVNFATIVVCNEDLVGCNLSDLGGDEFHGVESDLIGDIGFDESTATSVSDPVIDEESKDKNIKDEEFGASIVCKDTAEESNLERLSHLCLESNLAGNEELEQGCCTHHVSEKLLNNEKLIESTKISENQKSFLNGFLGNIFMIRSSNLSKEVEWVEYFCPQCSTLLGAYPCANGSAPVDGGVRFFKCYLSTSLPAGDSKDFFRGYTLEKLFSTQLLDCAKDELSFRTVARDLKTRVPILQVVLTNSNSWSCTGYCSSTTSCMEPAPKLDLQPVIKVLFSECSKYTESEIRTMEDQIKNDLAGEVFMPRCQIEDIVESLVSAKNALPHSCSSLQGLSLSSMHI; encoded by the exons ATGACAGGCGATCTTTGCGATTTTGAAAGTCCCAGACAATGGCGGTTCACTTGGGAAGCTCAGTCTCACATCCCAACTTTAAGGCTTTTCCTATTCGATCCTCAGACTAGACCCTTAGTACAATGCAGGAATCTCAAGGTCAACGTCAGTCTTTCACAGTCACTGGTTATGGTCACTTGGTTTGATGATAAAGAAGTCTCACTTAGGGTTCCTATTCCTAGGGTTTTGATCGATGATGAATCTCCCGTGAGGTTTACAGCATTTGATGACCACATAGAAGTCAAGCTTGTTCTTCTTCTCCCTGTGGGTCATGCTATTGTTTCCGGCTTCGACTCGATACTGAATTTTTCTGGCGATGATGAGAATCTGAACTTGGATGCTTCAACCCCTCTTTCTGTTGACTCGG ATATAAGGAATCTGTCATCTAGTGAAGGAGTTCATTTTTACTGCCAAAATTGTGAATTTAAATTAACAAGAAGCCCTCTAAG AAATTTTTCGGAAATGCCATCGGTTAACTGGCGTGAGGTGGCTGACAACTGGTTTGGAGCTTGCTGCTGTTCATTTGGAGGAATAAGTGAGAAGTTGGTCACTAAGTTTACTAATTCGTACTCATGCATGAAGGGCATGTGCCTTGTTAACTTTGCTACCATTGTTGTTTGTAATGAGGATCTTGTTGGGTGTAATCTCTCTGACCTCGGTGGGGATGAATTTCATGGAGTTGAATCAGATTTAATTGGTGACATTGGATTTGATGAATCTACTGCAACCTCAGTCAGTGATCCTGTTATTGATGAGGAATCTAAGGATAAGAATATTAAGGATGAAGAGTTTGGTGCCAGTATTGTTTGCAAAGATACTGCTGAAGAAAGTAACCTTGAACGATTATCTCATTTGTGTTTAGAATCAAATTTGGCTGGAAATGAGGAACTAGAACAGGGATGTTGCACACATCATGTATCCgaaaaattgttgaataatgAGAAACTTATTGAAAGTACGAAGATATCAGAAAATCAGAAGTCGTTTCTTAATGGGTTCCTTGGTAACATTTTTATGATTAGATCATCTAATCTCTCAAAAGAGGTTGAGTGGGTTGAGTATTTTTGCCCTCAATGTTCAACTCTCCTTGGAGCTTATCCTTGTGCTAATGGCTCTGCCCCTGTAGATGGTGGGGTTCGGTTTTTTAAATGCTATTTATCTACCAGCTTGCCAGCTGGAGATTCCAAAGATTTCTTCAG GGGGTACACATtggaaaaactgttttcaacTCAGCTACTTGATTGTGCAAAGGATGAATTGTCATTCCGAACTGTGGCTAGAGATCTGAAAACCCGAGTTCCTATATTGCAAGTTGTTCTAACAAATTCAAATTCATGGTCCTGTACTGGTTATTGTTCGAGCACAACGAGTTGCATGGAACCAGCACCGAAGCTTGATCTACAACCTGTCATCAAGGTGCTGTTCTCAGAATGCAGCAAGTATACAGAATCTGAAATAAG GACAATGGAAGATCAGATAAAAAATGATTTAGCCGGTGAAGTTTTCATGCCAAGATGCCAAATAGAAGATATTGTTGAATCTCTAGTCTCAGCAAAGAATGCACTTCCGCATTCGTGCTCTTCCTTGCAGGGTTTATCATTATCGTCTATGCATATATAA
- the LOC115716618 gene encoding UDP-N-acetylmuramoyl-L-alanyl-D-glutamate--2,6-diaminopimelate ligase MurE homolog, chloroplastic isoform X1, whose translation MAYPILSTLHSLLNPFSLSLSLSAVQSLYLSLTVMAFAFLSSPNLHSPHFHFLSLKRHKTLSKPLISLPALSLPLTLRLTVPPSAIGPDGKFYPDPSDDDPPEAPEDSGHGVSKFQQIERQASRARKLQEEDFKKHQSTFLAAIADVEDSPDNPGSAYKDDAGDDLFGEIDKAIAMKRKEYVKQGLLAPNPKKELEGIDELEPDEVVDLEEIDELQGLRVVSEDTDSESESFEDESEELGTRDPAVSSSFDLDFDSYGKTKARIVEPKFKISLAELLDESKVVPISVYGDLEVEITGIQHDSRLVCSGDLFVCCVGRKTDGHLYLSEADKRGAVAVVASKEIDIEDTLACKALVIVEDTSAVLAALAASFYRYPSKNMAVIGVTGTNGKTTSTYLIKSMYEAMGLRTGMLTTVGYYVHGDNKLEAPNTTPDAVLIQNLMAKMLHNGSEAVVMEASSHGLALGRCDEVDFDIAVFTNLTRDHMDFHGTEEEYRDAKALLFSRMVDPERHRKIVNIDDPNSSFFISKGNPDVPVVTFAMENKNADVHSLKFELSLFETQVLVSTPHGILEISSGLLGRHNIYNILAAVAVGIAVGAPLEDIVRGIEEVDAVPGRCELIDEEQAFGVIVDYAHTPDALSRLLDSVRELGAKRVITVVGCGGERDRGKRPIMTKIATDKSDITILTSDNPRNEDPLDILDDMLAGVGLTMQDYLKQGENDYYPPLPNGHRLFLHDIRRVAVRCAVAMGEEGDVVVVAGKGHETYQIEGDKTEFFDDREECREALQYVDELHQAGIDTSEFPWRLPESH comes from the exons TCacttccactttctctctctaaaacgCCACAAAACACTTTCCAAACCGTTAATCTCTCTCCCTGCTCTCTCTCTCCCACTCACACTCCGGCTTACCGTACCACCGTCTGCAATTGGACCCGACGGAAAATTCTACCCTGACCCATCAGACGACGACCCACCTGAAGCTCCGGAAGATTCCGGCCATGGAGTTTCCAAGTTCCAGCAAATTGAACGACAGGCCTCCCGTGCCCGGAAGCTCCAAGAGGAAGACTTTAAGAAGCACCAATCCACTTTCCTCGCCGCAATTGCCGACGTCGAGGACTCTCCGGACAATCCGGGGTCTGCTTACAAGGATGATGCAGGGGACGATTTGTTTGGCGAAATCGATAAAGCCATTGCCATGAAGCGCAAGGAGTATGTGAAGCAAGGGCTTTTGGCGCCTAATCCGAAGAAGGAGTTGGAGGGTATTGATGAGTTGGAGCCGGATGAAGTAGTTGATTTGGAGGAGATTGATGAGCTTCAAGGACTCAGGGTCGTTTCTGAGGATACGGATTCAGAGTCAGAGAGCTTTGAAGATGAAAGCGAGGAACTTGGTACCCGAGATCCAGCTGTAAGTTCTTCTTTTGATTTGGATTTTGATAGTTATGGTAAAACAAAGGCTAGAATAGTTGAACCCAAGTTCAAAATAAGCTTAGCTGAGCTTTTGGATGAGAGTAAGGTTGTACCTATATCTGTTTACGGTGATTTAGAGGTTGAGATTACCGGAATTCAACATGATTCTCGGTTGGTTTGCTCAGGTGACTTGTTTGTTTGCTGTGTTGGGAGAAAAACTGATGGTCATTTGTATTTGAGTGAGGCTGATAAGAGAGGAGCTGTAGCTGTGGTGGCCAGTAAGGAGATAGATATAGAGGATACCTTGGCTTGTAAGGCATTGGTGATTGTGGAAGATACTAGTGCGGTTCTTGCTGCTTTGGCAGCCTCTTTTTATAGGTATCCGTCTAAGAATATGGCGGTTATTGGGGTAACTGGGACTAATGGGAAAACGACTTCTACATATTTGATAAAAAGCATGTATGAAGCAATGGGGTTGAGGACTGGAATGTTGACTACTGTGGGATATTACGTGCATGGGGACAACAAGCTAGAGGCTCCAAATACGACTCCCGATGCTGTTTTGATTCAAAACTTGATGGCAAAGATGCTACATAATGGTTCTGAAGCTGTTGTCATGGAAGCTTCTTCTCATGGATTAGCTTTAGGAAGGTGCGATGAAGTTGATTTCGATATAGCTGTTTTCACTAACTTGACAAGAGACCATATGGATTTTCATGGAACTGAAGAGGAGTATAGGGATGCTAAGGCTTTGTTATTTTCGAGAATGGTGGACCCAGAACGGCATAGGAAAATTGTTAACATTGATGATCCGAATTCTTCTTTCTTCATTTCAAAAGGGAATCCTGATGTCCCTGTTGTAACCTTTGCAATGGAGAATAAAAATGCGGATGTCCATTCTCTTAAgtttgaactctctctcttcgaGACACAGGTTTTAGTAAGCACTCCTCATGGTATATTGGAGATATCGTCAGGTTTGCTTGGAAGGCATAACATTTACAACATTTTGGCTGCTGTAGCTGTTGGAATTGCAGTTGGGGCACCTTTGGAGGACATTGTTAGAGGAATTGAAGAGGTTGATGCGGTTCCAGGAAGGTGTGAGTTAATAGATGAGGAACAAGCATTTGGGGTGATTGTGGACTATGCTCACACACCTGATGCCTTGTCTAGATTACTGGATTCTGTGAGGGAGCTTGGAGCAAAGAGGGTTATTACTG TTGTGGGTTGCGGTGGGGAGAGGGATAGAGGCAAAAGACCCATTATGACAAAGATAGCAACTGATAAGAGTGATATTACAATTCTTACGTCGGACAACCCAAGGAACGAGGACCCAT TGGATATCTTGGATGATATGTTGGCTGGAGTAGGATTGACAATGCAAGACTATTTGAAACAAGGAGAGAACGATTACTACCCTCCTCTTCCAAATGGTCACAGACTTTTCCTTCATGATATCAGAAGAGTTGCAGTACGCTGTGCTGTTGCTATGGGCGAGGAAGGTGATGTAGTT GTGGTTGCTGGAAAAGGTCATGAGACATATCAGATAGAAGGTGATAAAACTGAGTTCTTTGATGACCGAGAGGAATGCAGAGAGGCATTGCAGTATGTTGATGAGCTTCACCAGGCTGGAATTGATACTAGTGAATTTCCATGGCG ATTACCAGAGAGCCATTAA